One Portunus trituberculatus isolate SZX2019 chromosome 45, ASM1759143v1, whole genome shotgun sequence DNA segment encodes these proteins:
- the LOC123519605 gene encoding uncharacterized protein LOC123519605 isoform X1, translating to MSLLPPSLSLLLALLWEASPIPAEASQALWYRGLVSQAQLDAATTYVSFQVSDEILCSALASKAAWCHLLTYDGATCALYDVVMDSLDAAPDATTPCMTRHSNGGTPAPAAHPPTTQPITCQASQSLSPQKCVHSMSGWHSSLYSSVSLAAVCFVDGVPVPHWTKVEQECFTALCWNRVVGPGGDGGTAVTTCDGDFVQDALGCVYLHKVPWSRLQISKIYELSWTRTRRARRCGSG from the exons ATGTCACTGCTGCCTCCTTCCCTGTCGCTCCTGCTTGCGCTGCTATGGGAAGCTTCGCCAATCCCCGCTGAAGCGAGCCAGGCGCTGTGGTACCGGGGCTTGGTCTCGCAGGCTCAGCTCGACGCTGCTACGACATATGTAAGCTTCCAGGTGTCTGATGAGATCCTGTGCTCCGCCCTGGCCAGCAAGGCCGCCTGGTGTCACCTGCTGACCTACGACGGCGCCACCTGTGCCCTGTACGACGTGGTAATGGACAGTCTGGACGCCGCCCCCGATGCCACCACGCCCTGCATGACCCGCCACAGTAACGGTGGGACGCCCGCCCCCGCTGCCCATCCCCCCACCACTCAGCCCATCACATGTcaagccagtcagtcactcagcccCCAGAAATGTGTTCACTCAATGTCAGGTTGGCACTCATCCCTCTATAGCAGTGTGTCCCTCGCCGCAGTGTGTTTCGTGGACGGCGTGCCGGTGCCTCACTGGACCAAGGTTGAGCAGGAATGCTTCACCGCCCTCTGCTGGAATCGTGTCGTTGGTCCTGGAGGCGACGGAGGCACAG CGGTGACGACATGTGACGGTGACTTCGTCCAAGACGCCCTTGGCTGTGTTTACCTGCACAAGGTGCCGTGGTCTCGGCTTCAGATTTCGAAAATCTACGAACTTTCCTGGACAAGAACGCGGCGGGCCAGA AGGTGTGGGTCGGGGTGA
- the LOC123519605 gene encoding uncharacterized protein LOC123519605 isoform X3 — MSLLPPSLSLLLALLWEASPIPAEASQALWYRGLVSQAQLDAATTYVSFQVSDEILCSALASKAAWCHLLTYDGATCALYDVVMDSLDAAPDATTPCMTRHSNVCFVDGVPVPHWTKVEQECFTALCWNRVVGPGGDGGTAVTTCDGDFVQDALGCVYLHKVPWSRLQISKIYELSWTRTRRARRCGSG, encoded by the exons ATGTCACTGCTGCCTCCTTCCCTGTCGCTCCTGCTTGCGCTGCTATGGGAAGCTTCGCCAATCCCCGCTGAAGCGAGCCAGGCGCTGTGGTACCGGGGCTTGGTCTCGCAGGCTCAGCTCGACGCTGCTACGACATATGTAAGCTTCCAGGTGTCTGATGAGATCCTGTGCTCCGCCCTGGCCAGCAAGGCCGCCTGGTGTCACCTGCTGACCTACGACGGCGCCACCTGTGCCCTGTACGACGTGGTAATGGACAGTCTGGACGCCGCCCCCGATGCCACCACGCCCTGCATGACCCGCCACAGTAACG TGTGTTTCGTGGACGGCGTGCCGGTGCCTCACTGGACCAAGGTTGAGCAGGAATGCTTCACCGCCCTCTGCTGGAATCGTGTCGTTGGTCCTGGAGGCGACGGAGGCACAG CGGTGACGACATGTGACGGTGACTTCGTCCAAGACGCCCTTGGCTGTGTTTACCTGCACAAGGTGCCGTGGTCTCGGCTTCAGATTTCGAAAATCTACGAACTTTCCTGGACAAGAACGCGGCGGGCCAGA AGGTGTGGGTCGGGGTGA
- the LOC123519605 gene encoding uncharacterized protein LOC123519605 isoform X2, translated as MSLLPPSLSLLLALLWEASPIPAEASQALWYRGLVSQAQLDAATTYVSFQVSDEILCSALASKAAWCHLLTYDGATCALYDVVMDSLDAAPDATTPCMTRHSNGGTPAPAAHPPTTQPITCQASQSLSPQKCVHSMSGWHSSLYSSVSLAAVCFVDGVPVPHWTKVEQECFTALCWNRVVGPGGDGGTAVTTCDGDFVQDALGCVYLHKVPWSRLQISKIYELSWTRTRRARVSS; from the exons ATGTCACTGCTGCCTCCTTCCCTGTCGCTCCTGCTTGCGCTGCTATGGGAAGCTTCGCCAATCCCCGCTGAAGCGAGCCAGGCGCTGTGGTACCGGGGCTTGGTCTCGCAGGCTCAGCTCGACGCTGCTACGACATATGTAAGCTTCCAGGTGTCTGATGAGATCCTGTGCTCCGCCCTGGCCAGCAAGGCCGCCTGGTGTCACCTGCTGACCTACGACGGCGCCACCTGTGCCCTGTACGACGTGGTAATGGACAGTCTGGACGCCGCCCCCGATGCCACCACGCCCTGCATGACCCGCCACAGTAACGGTGGGACGCCCGCCCCCGCTGCCCATCCCCCCACCACTCAGCCCATCACATGTcaagccagtcagtcactcagcccCCAGAAATGTGTTCACTCAATGTCAGGTTGGCACTCATCCCTCTATAGCAGTGTGTCCCTCGCCGCAGTGTGTTTCGTGGACGGCGTGCCGGTGCCTCACTGGACCAAGGTTGAGCAGGAATGCTTCACCGCCCTCTGCTGGAATCGTGTCGTTGGTCCTGGAGGCGACGGAGGCACAG CGGTGACGACATGTGACGGTGACTTCGTCCAAGACGCCCTTGGCTGTGTTTACCTGCACAAGGTGCCGTGGTCTCGGCTTCAGATTTCGAAAATCTACGAACTTTCCTGGACAAGAACGCGGCGGGCCAGAGTGAGTTCCTGA
- the LOC123519639 gene encoding uncharacterized protein LOC123519639: MSMLLPLLALLVATLPATAEMNQVVWHRALVSQAQLDAATMSESFQVSDEILCAALANNSPRCHLLTYEGTTCVLYDVAVDSLDAAPDATTPCRTRHRNVCFVDGVPVSHGTKVEQECFTALCWNRAVIPYYAASTTCDGDFVQDALGCVYLHQVEMTWCDARQHCATLGADLATVSASEFPALQAFLEASASGVQVWVGATFQKWLDGRDVAGEEWGSGEPNGPLDDCVRMKRYNGMYKLYDNGCSNAFTFLCRRPI, encoded by the exons ATGTCGATGCTGCTACCCCTGCTGGCGCTGCTGGTGGCCACTCTGCCAGCCACTGCGGAGATGAACCAGGTGGTGTGGCACCGGGCGCTGGTCTCGCAGGCTCAGCTCGACGCCGCCACCATGTCTGAAAGCTTCCAGGTGTCTGATGAGATCCTGTGCGCAGCCCTGGCTAACAACTCCCCCCGGTGTCACCTGCTGACCTACGAGGGCACCACCTGTGTCCTGTACGACGTGGCGGTGGACAGTCTGGACGCCGCCCCCGACGCCACCACGCCCTGCAGGACCCGCCACCGCAACG TGTGTTTCGTGGACGGCGTGCCGGTGTCTCACGGGACCAAGGTTGAGCAGGAATGCTTCACCGCCCTCTGCTGGAATCGTGCCGTCATTCCTTACTACGCAG CGTCGACGACATGCGACGGTGACTTCGTTCAAGACGCCCTTGGCTGTGTTTACCTGCACCAGGTAGAGATGACCTGGTGCGACGCTCGACAGCACTGCGCCACACTGGGCGCCGACCTCGCCACCGTTTCTGCTTCAGAGTTTCCAGCTCTGCAAGCTTTTCTGGAAGCCTCTGCCAGTGGTGTGC AAGTGTGGGTGGGCGCGACGTTTCAGAAGTGGCTGGATGGTCGTGACGTGGCAGGTGAGGAGTGGGGCAGTGGTGAACCCAACGGACCTCTTGATGACTGTGTCCGCATGAAAAGATACAACGGAATGTACAAACTATATGACAATGGTTGCTCAAATGCCTTTACTTTTTTGTGCAGGAGGCCAATTTAA